The sequence CTCCCAGCAGCTCCTTATCAAAGACTTCCTCCTCTCCATATCCACCTTCAATCACCGGGCCGCCCCCTCCCCATCCGTCTCCGAGTGGTGGAAAACCGTCTCCCTCTACACAGATCAGACCGGCGCCAACATCTCACGCTCCATCCTCATTGCCGGCGAGTACTCGGATCGTCTCTACTCCCATGGTTCCCACCTCACCCGCCTCTCCATCCAGGAAGTCATTGCTACAGCCGTCAAATCCAAGCCCTTCCCTGTGGACCACAAGAACGGAATCTACCTAGTGCTCACCGCAACCGACGTGACCGTACAGGATTTCTGCCGTGCAGTGTGCGGATTTCACTACTTCACGTTTGCATCGATGGTGGGTTACACATTGCCGTATGCCTGGGTGGGGAATTCAGGGAAACAGTGCCCGGAGGTGTGCGCGTATCCATTTGCGGTGCCGGGATACATGGGAGGAGGTGGGCCAGGAGCGCTGAGGCCACCGAACGGTGATGTAGGGGTTGATGGGATGATAAGTGTAATAGGGCATGAGCTGGCGGAGCTGTCGTCGAATCCGCTGGTGAACGCGTGGTACGC comes from Sesamum indicum cultivar Zhongzhi No. 13 linkage group LG10, S_indicum_v1.0, whole genome shotgun sequence and encodes:
- the LOC105172995 gene encoding protein EXORDIUM-like 5 — encoded protein: MFIHLVFIIFASFLLLAHSIIDSNHNNNNNNATSAATLQPLKLRPLPDYATNYTFNPQLPPRSLSASKKFEGSSELVNLRYHMGPVLSSPINIYLIWYGKWAPSQQLLIKDFLLSISTFNHRAAPSPSVSEWWKTVSLYTDQTGANISRSILIAGEYSDRLYSHGSHLTRLSIQEVIATAVKSKPFPVDHKNGIYLVLTATDVTVQDFCRAVCGFHYFTFASMVGYTLPYAWVGNSGKQCPEVCAYPFAVPGYMGGGGPGALRPPNGDVGVDGMISVIGHELAELSSNPLVNAWYAGEDPTAPTEIGDLCEGLYGTGGGGGYIGEVMRDGGGRTYNLNGRRGRKFLVQWIWSPTLKACAGPNALD